From the genome of Sander lucioperca isolate FBNREF2018 chromosome 1, SLUC_FBN_1.2, whole genome shotgun sequence, one region includes:
- the LOC116038036 gene encoding lipocalin-like, whose amino-acid sequence MRNTLLRMLAALMCVLAACADVTPVQDFDLQKMAGKWYVVGFATNAPWFVNHKAGMKMGTAVLVPTAGGDMDLSYANLNADGTCWRMTHLAKKTDTPGRFTFHSQVWNNDNDMRIVDVLYNEYALVHTIKTKDGVSEVLNKLYSRTTEASAALQQKFTQFSLETGILADNIAIFPQNAECPEV is encoded by the exons ATGAGGAACACACTGCTGAGGATGCTGGCCGCCCTGATGTGTGTGCTGGCTGCCTGCGCCGATGTCACGCCTGTGCAAGATTTCGACCTGCAGAAG ATGGCAGGCAAGTGGTACGTGGTTGGCTTTGCCACTAACGCTCCGTGGTTTGTGAACCACAAGGCAGGGATGAAGATGGGCACTGCTGTTTTAGTGCCAACTGCTGGAGGAGACATGGACCTCTCTTATGCCAACCTGAA tGCTGATGGTACCTGCTGGAGAATGACTCACCTGGCTAAGAAAACCGACACTCCTGGACGCTTCACCTTCCACAGCCAGG TTTGGAACAATGACAACGACATGCGCATTGTTGACGTTCTGTACAATGAGTACGCTCTGGTCCACACTATCAAGACAAAGGACGGAGTGTCTGAGGTCCTCAACAAGCTTTACA GTCGCACTACTGAGGCCAGTGCCGCCCTGCAGCAGAAGTTCACACAGTTCTCCCTGGAGACTGGCATCCTCGCTGACAACATCGCCATCTTTCCTCAAAATG CGGAGTGTCCCGAGGTCTGA
- the c8g gene encoding complement component C8 gamma chain, with amino-acid sequence MAGVWRCMLAVVVLMCVCLWGSTEAVGGAKSRPRPQKRPPKKPKVDPIDLTPAAQNIDIQQMAGTWYLLNTASKCSYLMTHGTKVEPTVMILTHSSDQTLSVSTKTRHDHQCWEILQVYDLTPTTGKLTLKGTRSELNTEIVIGETDYNSYAIMYYQKMGKITMKLYGRSVDNLSETMLTKFEQLAEKQGLGLAYLFPFPNYSHCGSVDKDHVINCVPAC; translated from the exons ATGGCTGGAGTATGGCGTTGCATGTTGGCAGTGGtggtgttgatgtgtgtgtgtctgtggggtTCCACTGAGGCTGTAGGGGGGGCCAAGAGTCGACCGAGACCCCAAAAACGACCTCCCAAGAAGCCAAAGGTCGACCCTATTGACTTGACCCCAGCTGCACAGAACATAGACATACAACAG ATGGCAGGAACATGGTACCTGCTAAACACTGCCTCCAAATGCTCTTACCTGATGACTCATGGAACCAAGGTGGAGCCTACAGTCATGATTCTCACACATTCCTCTGACCAAACACTGTCTGTCAGTACTAAAACACGACA TGATCACCAGTGTTGGGAGATATTACAGGTCTATGATCTAACACCGACCACTGGCAAGCTAACACTTAAAG GAACTCGTTCTGAGCTGAACACTGAGATAGTGATCGGGGAGACGGACTACAACTCCTATGCTATCATGTACTACCAGAAAATGGGCAAGATCACCATGAAACTCTATG GCAGGTCTGTAGATAATCTGTCAGAGACAATGTTGACCAAGTTTGAGCAGCTTGCTGAAAAACAGGGTTTGGGACTGGCCTACCTCTTCCCCTTCCCCAACTACA GTCACTGTGGCAGTGTGGACAAGGACCATGTAATCA ACTGTGTCCCCGCATGCTGA
- the msrb2 gene encoding methionine-R-sulfoxide reductase B2, mitochondrial, whose translation MSRLVARLFVVVSQHAKARSAVLPRRIPVFTRPVSTSQGLQSLTRYDESTDWQKKLTPEQYVVTREKGTEMPFSGIYLNHSEVGMYHCVCCEVPLFSSEAKYDSGTGWPAFKEAHGTWERDESHTSIIRRPDNSLGSAGTEVLCKNCDSHLGHVFDDGPDPTGQRFCINSVALTFKPRKNNEADKDEQN comes from the exons atgtCTCGTTTAGTCGCCCGTCTCTTCGTTGTAGTTTCTCAGCACGCGAAGGCCAGATCCGCGGTGTTACCGAGGAGGATCCCGGTATTCACCCGTCCTGTATCCACATCTCAAG GCCTGCAGTCTCTCACTCGTTACGATGAGAGTACAGACTGGCAAAAGAAACTGACCCCAGAACAGTATGTAGTCACCAGAGAGAAAGGGACGGAGATG ccCTTTAGTGGGATCTACCTTAACCATTCTGAAGTGGGGATGTACCACTGTGTCTGCTGTGAAGTTCCACTTTTCAG TTCAGAGGCTAAGTATGACTCGGGGACAGGCTGGCCAGCATTTAAAGAGGCCCATGGGACATGGGAGCGGGACGAAAGCCACACCTCCATCATTCGTCGCCCTGACAACAGCCTGGGAAGTGCTGGGACTGAGGTCCTTTGTAAAAAT TGCGATTCCCACCTGGGTCATGTGTTTGACGATGGACCAGACCCGACAGGTCAGCGGTTCTGTATCAACAGCGTGGCCCTCACGTTTAAACCCAGAAAAAACAACGAAGCTGACAAGGATGAGCAGAACTGA
- the armc3 gene encoding armadillo repeat-containing protein 3 isoform X3, which yields MALGIMATNGDIKSALKKIDVIPSIIDKLSLEEDIVVHDFATLCLASLSVDFACKVKISDNNGLPPLIQLLSSPDPDVKKNSLEIIFNLVQDHQSRLALHELGGIPPLLELLKSDFPVIQHLALKTLQNVTTDTDTCNTFREEQGFEKLMDILSNMDFHDLHAEALQVVANCLSDSKSLQVIHKGGGLTRLMEFVLTPNLPEIQSNAVKCIARVAQSSENRKLLHEQNVEKVLVELLSVADISVKTATCQAVSIMSFHLASKDSFRDLNGIPAVVQLLNNESLKLKEAATQALSNLTHGNQLNAFAAYEAGGDKILVQQLYGSCRRTVANSADALGNMAGQEVIRCSILSHGAIQALVEPLQSTDTQVLINTTLCLTVLACDTEARAELQSAGGLHPLVNLLRSYHKEVLHHACLAINVCASDVNAAVEMCQFGALEMLQEINLSVNRRSRFSELAMISLLNFNLSVKYSLTSHLASTDIISDGFYDAGKAHAGQRIQTLEELSKQPVNEHRKIIVVNTATEKNKKDDKQKNETRAESPTEKPWKMMDDVSLQLLVNEAKKTILPLSDEREQCAALARLVSEAMGGAVEMEKLHEFPWVLHLSELKFQLQSNVVPIGLISRGIYCHRALLFKCLADCIGMSCTLERGEYSRAWNEVLLFNGNPSMNERSSQPYRYIVDLMHQPGSLLTANTPAAVQYQTI from the exons ATGGCCTTGGGCATAATGGCCACCAACG GTGATATAAAGAGTGCCCTGAAAAAAATAGATGTCATTCCATCAATCATTGACAAACTGTCACTTGAAG AAGATATAGTTGTCCATGATTTTGCAACACTGTGCCTGGCCTCTCTGTCAGTGGATTTTGCCTGTAAGGTCAAGATCTCTGACAACAACGGCCTGCCACCTCTAATCCAGCTCTTATCCAGTCCAGACCCCGATGTCAAGAAGAACTCCCTAGAGATCATCTTTAACCTGGTTCAG GACCACCAAAGTCGTCTGGCATTACATGAGTTGGGAGGGATCCCTCCACTTCTGGAACTGTTGAAGTCTGACTTCCCTGTCATTCAGCATTTGGCTTTAAAAACGCTGCAGAATGTCACCACTGATACAGATACATGCAACACCTTCAGGGAAGAGCAAGGATTTGAGAAGCTCATGGATATCCTCAGTAACATG GACTTTCATGACCTTCATGCTGAGGCCTTACAGGTAGTTGCtaactgtttaagtgacagtAAGAGTTTACAGGTAATCCACAAGGGTGGAGGACTGACGAGGCTGATGGAGTTTGTTCTCACCCCCAATTTACCTGAAATCCAGTCCAACGCTGTTAAATGCATCGCCAGGGTTGCTCAGAGCT CTGAGAATCGTAAACTTCTCCATGAGCAGAATGTGGAGAAGGTTCTGGTAGAGCTTCTGTCTGTGGCGGACATCAGCGTGAAAACAGCTACCTGCCAGGCTGTGTCCATCATGAGCTTTCACCTAGCCAGCAAGGACAGCTTCAGAGACCTGA ATGGTATCCCAGCAGTTGTACAGTTGCTGAACAATGAGAGTTTGAAGCTAAAagaggcagcaacccaggccCTCTCCAACCTCACACATGGCAACCAGCTAAATGCATT TGCAGCATACGAGGCAGGAGGCGATAAGATTCTTGTCCAGCAGCTGTATGGAAGCTGTCGCAGGACGGTGGCAAATTCTGCTGACGCACTTGGCAACATGGCAGGACAGGAGGTCATCCGCTGCAGTATCTTGTCACATGGAGCTATACAGGCTCTGGTGGAGCCCTTACAGTCCACAGATACACAGGTTCTGATCAACACCACGCTGTGCCTGACAGTGCTGGCCTGTGATACAGAAGCTAGGGCAGAg CTACAAAGTGCTGGAGGCCTTCACCCACTGGTCAATTTGCTGCGCTCCTATCACAAGGAGGTGTTGCACCATGCATGCTTGGCTATCAATGTCTGCGCCAGTGATGTGAACGCCGCTGTGGAGATGTGCCAATTTGG AGCCCTGGAAATGCTTCAGGAAATCAACCTATCAGTGAATCGAAGGAGCCGTTTCAGCGAGTTGGCCATGATCAGCCTGCTTAACTTTAACTTGTCTGTCAAATACAGCCTGACAAGTCATTTGGCCTCCACTGACATTATTAGTGATGGCTTCTATGATGCTGGGAAG gcTCATGCCGGTCAAAGGATTCAGACTTTAGAGGAACTGTCCAAGCAGCCTGTCAACGAGCACCGGAAAATCATTGTTGTCAACACAGCAACAGA AAAGAACAAAAAGGATGACAAACAGAAAAATGAGACCCGGGCTGAGTCTCCTACAGAGAAACCGTGGAAGATGATGGATGACGTCTCATTGCAGCTTCTAGTTAACGAGGCCAAAAAAACCATCCTCCCACTGAGTGATGAACGAGAGCAGTGTGCTGCCTTGGCCAG gctggtgagtgaagccaTGGGCGGAGCAGTAGAGATGGAAAAGTTGCATGAATTCCCATGGGTGCTGCACCTCAGCGAGCTCAAGTTTCAGCTTCAGTCTAATGTTGTTCCCATCGGTTTGATCAGCAGGGGAATCTATTGCCACAGGGCACTTCTCTTCAAG TGTCTGGCTGATTGCATCGGAATGAGCTGCACACTTGAAAGGGGTGAGTACAGCCGGGCTTGGAACGAGGTACTCCTCTTCAATGGGAATCCCTCCATGAATGAGCGCTCTTCACAGCCCTACCGCTACATAGTAGACCTCATGCACCAGCCTGGAAGCCTGCTTACAGCCAATACCCCTGCTGCTGTGCAATACCAGACTATCTAG
- the armc3 gene encoding armadillo repeat-containing protein 3 isoform X1 produces the protein MGKKVKKESETPCKETLQFEPLPVEGKTPATVVLLLSCPEEDILVKACEAIHTFAEKGDENKVSLLGLGALEPLCQLITHNNKLIRRNAFMALGIMATNGDIKSALKKIDVIPSIIDKLSLEEDIVVHDFATLCLASLSVDFACKVKISDNNGLPPLIQLLSSPDPDVKKNSLEIIFNLVQDHQSRLALHELGGIPPLLELLKSDFPVIQHLALKTLQNVTTDTDTCNTFREEQGFEKLMDILSNMDFHDLHAEALQVVANCLSDSKSLQVIHKGGGLTRLMEFVLTPNLPEIQSNAVKCIARVAQSSENRKLLHEQNVEKVLVELLSVADISVKTATCQAVSIMSFHLASKDSFRDLNGIPAVVQLLNNESLKLKEAATQALSNLTHGNQLNAFAAYEAGGDKILVQQLYGSCRRTVANSADALGNMAGQEVIRCSILSHGAIQALVEPLQSTDTQVLINTTLCLTVLACDTEARAELQSAGGLHPLVNLLRSYHKEVLHHACLAINVCASDVNAAVEMCQFGALEMLQEINLSVNRRSRFSELAMISLLNFNLSVKYSLTSHLASTDIISDGFYDAGKAHAGQRIQTLEELSKQPVNEHRKIIVVNTATEKNKKDDKQKNETRAESPTEKPWKMMDDVSLQLLVNEAKKTILPLSDEREQCAALARLVSEAMGGAVEMEKLHEFPWVLHLSELKFQLQSNVVPIGLISRGIYCHRALLFKCLADCIGMSCTLERGEYSRAWNEVLLFNGNPSMNERSSQPYRYIVDLMHQPGSLLTANTPAAVQYQTI, from the exons atgggaaagaaagtgAAGAAGGAGAGCGAAACTCCATGCAAGGAAACG TTACAGTTTGAGCCACTACCTGTTGAGGGCAAAACTCCAGCAACAGTAGTGCTGCTGCTGAGCTGCCCAGAGGAGGACATCCTAGTCAAAGCCTGTGAAGCAATCCACACATTTGCAGAGAAAG GAGATGAGAACAAGGTTTCTCTGCTGGGACTCGGGGCATTGGAGCCTCTCTGTCAGCTCATCACTCACAACAACAAGCTGATCAGACGCAATGCTTTCATGGCCTTGGGCATAATGGCCACCAACG GTGATATAAAGAGTGCCCTGAAAAAAATAGATGTCATTCCATCAATCATTGACAAACTGTCACTTGAAG AAGATATAGTTGTCCATGATTTTGCAACACTGTGCCTGGCCTCTCTGTCAGTGGATTTTGCCTGTAAGGTCAAGATCTCTGACAACAACGGCCTGCCACCTCTAATCCAGCTCTTATCCAGTCCAGACCCCGATGTCAAGAAGAACTCCCTAGAGATCATCTTTAACCTGGTTCAG GACCACCAAAGTCGTCTGGCATTACATGAGTTGGGAGGGATCCCTCCACTTCTGGAACTGTTGAAGTCTGACTTCCCTGTCATTCAGCATTTGGCTTTAAAAACGCTGCAGAATGTCACCACTGATACAGATACATGCAACACCTTCAGGGAAGAGCAAGGATTTGAGAAGCTCATGGATATCCTCAGTAACATG GACTTTCATGACCTTCATGCTGAGGCCTTACAGGTAGTTGCtaactgtttaagtgacagtAAGAGTTTACAGGTAATCCACAAGGGTGGAGGACTGACGAGGCTGATGGAGTTTGTTCTCACCCCCAATTTACCTGAAATCCAGTCCAACGCTGTTAAATGCATCGCCAGGGTTGCTCAGAGCT CTGAGAATCGTAAACTTCTCCATGAGCAGAATGTGGAGAAGGTTCTGGTAGAGCTTCTGTCTGTGGCGGACATCAGCGTGAAAACAGCTACCTGCCAGGCTGTGTCCATCATGAGCTTTCACCTAGCCAGCAAGGACAGCTTCAGAGACCTGA ATGGTATCCCAGCAGTTGTACAGTTGCTGAACAATGAGAGTTTGAAGCTAAAagaggcagcaacccaggccCTCTCCAACCTCACACATGGCAACCAGCTAAATGCATT TGCAGCATACGAGGCAGGAGGCGATAAGATTCTTGTCCAGCAGCTGTATGGAAGCTGTCGCAGGACGGTGGCAAATTCTGCTGACGCACTTGGCAACATGGCAGGACAGGAGGTCATCCGCTGCAGTATCTTGTCACATGGAGCTATACAGGCTCTGGTGGAGCCCTTACAGTCCACAGATACACAGGTTCTGATCAACACCACGCTGTGCCTGACAGTGCTGGCCTGTGATACAGAAGCTAGGGCAGAg CTACAAAGTGCTGGAGGCCTTCACCCACTGGTCAATTTGCTGCGCTCCTATCACAAGGAGGTGTTGCACCATGCATGCTTGGCTATCAATGTCTGCGCCAGTGATGTGAACGCCGCTGTGGAGATGTGCCAATTTGG AGCCCTGGAAATGCTTCAGGAAATCAACCTATCAGTGAATCGAAGGAGCCGTTTCAGCGAGTTGGCCATGATCAGCCTGCTTAACTTTAACTTGTCTGTCAAATACAGCCTGACAAGTCATTTGGCCTCCACTGACATTATTAGTGATGGCTTCTATGATGCTGGGAAG gcTCATGCCGGTCAAAGGATTCAGACTTTAGAGGAACTGTCCAAGCAGCCTGTCAACGAGCACCGGAAAATCATTGTTGTCAACACAGCAACAGA AAAGAACAAAAAGGATGACAAACAGAAAAATGAGACCCGGGCTGAGTCTCCTACAGAGAAACCGTGGAAGATGATGGATGACGTCTCATTGCAGCTTCTAGTTAACGAGGCCAAAAAAACCATCCTCCCACTGAGTGATGAACGAGAGCAGTGTGCTGCCTTGGCCAG gctggtgagtgaagccaTGGGCGGAGCAGTAGAGATGGAAAAGTTGCATGAATTCCCATGGGTGCTGCACCTCAGCGAGCTCAAGTTTCAGCTTCAGTCTAATGTTGTTCCCATCGGTTTGATCAGCAGGGGAATCTATTGCCACAGGGCACTTCTCTTCAAG TGTCTGGCTGATTGCATCGGAATGAGCTGCACACTTGAAAGGGGTGAGTACAGCCGGGCTTGGAACGAGGTACTCCTCTTCAATGGGAATCCCTCCATGAATGAGCGCTCTTCACAGCCCTACCGCTACATAGTAGACCTCATGCACCAGCCTGGAAGCCTGCTTACAGCCAATACCCCTGCTGCTGTGCAATACCAGACTATCTAG
- the armc3 gene encoding armadillo repeat-containing protein 3 isoform X2 encodes MGKKVKKESETPCKETLQFEPLPVEGKTPATVVLLLSCPEEDILVKACEAIHTFAEKGDENKVSLLGLGALEPLCQLITHNNKLIRRNAFMALGIMATNGDIKSALKKIDVIPSIIDKLSLEDIVVHDFATLCLASLSVDFACKVKISDNNGLPPLIQLLSSPDPDVKKNSLEIIFNLVQDHQSRLALHELGGIPPLLELLKSDFPVIQHLALKTLQNVTTDTDTCNTFREEQGFEKLMDILSNMDFHDLHAEALQVVANCLSDSKSLQVIHKGGGLTRLMEFVLTPNLPEIQSNAVKCIARVAQSSENRKLLHEQNVEKVLVELLSVADISVKTATCQAVSIMSFHLASKDSFRDLNGIPAVVQLLNNESLKLKEAATQALSNLTHGNQLNAFAAYEAGGDKILVQQLYGSCRRTVANSADALGNMAGQEVIRCSILSHGAIQALVEPLQSTDTQVLINTTLCLTVLACDTEARAELQSAGGLHPLVNLLRSYHKEVLHHACLAINVCASDVNAAVEMCQFGALEMLQEINLSVNRRSRFSELAMISLLNFNLSVKYSLTSHLASTDIISDGFYDAGKAHAGQRIQTLEELSKQPVNEHRKIIVVNTATEKNKKDDKQKNETRAESPTEKPWKMMDDVSLQLLVNEAKKTILPLSDEREQCAALARLVSEAMGGAVEMEKLHEFPWVLHLSELKFQLQSNVVPIGLISRGIYCHRALLFKCLADCIGMSCTLERGEYSRAWNEVLLFNGNPSMNERSSQPYRYIVDLMHQPGSLLTANTPAAVQYQTI; translated from the exons atgggaaagaaagtgAAGAAGGAGAGCGAAACTCCATGCAAGGAAACG TTACAGTTTGAGCCACTACCTGTTGAGGGCAAAACTCCAGCAACAGTAGTGCTGCTGCTGAGCTGCCCAGAGGAGGACATCCTAGTCAAAGCCTGTGAAGCAATCCACACATTTGCAGAGAAAG GAGATGAGAACAAGGTTTCTCTGCTGGGACTCGGGGCATTGGAGCCTCTCTGTCAGCTCATCACTCACAACAACAAGCTGATCAGACGCAATGCTTTCATGGCCTTGGGCATAATGGCCACCAACG GTGATATAAAGAGTGCCCTGAAAAAAATAGATGTCATTCCATCAATCATTGACAAACTGTCACTTGAAG ATATAGTTGTCCATGATTTTGCAACACTGTGCCTGGCCTCTCTGTCAGTGGATTTTGCCTGTAAGGTCAAGATCTCTGACAACAACGGCCTGCCACCTCTAATCCAGCTCTTATCCAGTCCAGACCCCGATGTCAAGAAGAACTCCCTAGAGATCATCTTTAACCTGGTTCAG GACCACCAAAGTCGTCTGGCATTACATGAGTTGGGAGGGATCCCTCCACTTCTGGAACTGTTGAAGTCTGACTTCCCTGTCATTCAGCATTTGGCTTTAAAAACGCTGCAGAATGTCACCACTGATACAGATACATGCAACACCTTCAGGGAAGAGCAAGGATTTGAGAAGCTCATGGATATCCTCAGTAACATG GACTTTCATGACCTTCATGCTGAGGCCTTACAGGTAGTTGCtaactgtttaagtgacagtAAGAGTTTACAGGTAATCCACAAGGGTGGAGGACTGACGAGGCTGATGGAGTTTGTTCTCACCCCCAATTTACCTGAAATCCAGTCCAACGCTGTTAAATGCATCGCCAGGGTTGCTCAGAGCT CTGAGAATCGTAAACTTCTCCATGAGCAGAATGTGGAGAAGGTTCTGGTAGAGCTTCTGTCTGTGGCGGACATCAGCGTGAAAACAGCTACCTGCCAGGCTGTGTCCATCATGAGCTTTCACCTAGCCAGCAAGGACAGCTTCAGAGACCTGA ATGGTATCCCAGCAGTTGTACAGTTGCTGAACAATGAGAGTTTGAAGCTAAAagaggcagcaacccaggccCTCTCCAACCTCACACATGGCAACCAGCTAAATGCATT TGCAGCATACGAGGCAGGAGGCGATAAGATTCTTGTCCAGCAGCTGTATGGAAGCTGTCGCAGGACGGTGGCAAATTCTGCTGACGCACTTGGCAACATGGCAGGACAGGAGGTCATCCGCTGCAGTATCTTGTCACATGGAGCTATACAGGCTCTGGTGGAGCCCTTACAGTCCACAGATACACAGGTTCTGATCAACACCACGCTGTGCCTGACAGTGCTGGCCTGTGATACAGAAGCTAGGGCAGAg CTACAAAGTGCTGGAGGCCTTCACCCACTGGTCAATTTGCTGCGCTCCTATCACAAGGAGGTGTTGCACCATGCATGCTTGGCTATCAATGTCTGCGCCAGTGATGTGAACGCCGCTGTGGAGATGTGCCAATTTGG AGCCCTGGAAATGCTTCAGGAAATCAACCTATCAGTGAATCGAAGGAGCCGTTTCAGCGAGTTGGCCATGATCAGCCTGCTTAACTTTAACTTGTCTGTCAAATACAGCCTGACAAGTCATTTGGCCTCCACTGACATTATTAGTGATGGCTTCTATGATGCTGGGAAG gcTCATGCCGGTCAAAGGATTCAGACTTTAGAGGAACTGTCCAAGCAGCCTGTCAACGAGCACCGGAAAATCATTGTTGTCAACACAGCAACAGA AAAGAACAAAAAGGATGACAAACAGAAAAATGAGACCCGGGCTGAGTCTCCTACAGAGAAACCGTGGAAGATGATGGATGACGTCTCATTGCAGCTTCTAGTTAACGAGGCCAAAAAAACCATCCTCCCACTGAGTGATGAACGAGAGCAGTGTGCTGCCTTGGCCAG gctggtgagtgaagccaTGGGCGGAGCAGTAGAGATGGAAAAGTTGCATGAATTCCCATGGGTGCTGCACCTCAGCGAGCTCAAGTTTCAGCTTCAGTCTAATGTTGTTCCCATCGGTTTGATCAGCAGGGGAATCTATTGCCACAGGGCACTTCTCTTCAAG TGTCTGGCTGATTGCATCGGAATGAGCTGCACACTTGAAAGGGGTGAGTACAGCCGGGCTTGGAACGAGGTACTCCTCTTCAATGGGAATCCCTCCATGAATGAGCGCTCTTCACAGCCCTACCGCTACATAGTAGACCTCATGCACCAGCCTGGAAGCCTGCTTACAGCCAATACCCCTGCTGCTGTGCAATACCAGACTATCTAG